A region of the Desulfomonile tiedjei genome:
CCCGCACCACTATGACCAGCAGCCGCTTGGGAATGAGCCGTTGGCTCTGCCCCAGCTGCGCTATGGCTTCTTCGTAACCCTTTTCCGCGCCTTCCAAGAGGCTGTAATCCACCAGGCCTTTGCCTCTGCCCAGCACATCTTTGGCGGTCATGGAAGATATGCCCACATCGGAAAGCGCCTGCCTGGTTTTGTTCATCATGTTCATGCGGATGATGGCCATGACTTCTTTCATATCTTCACCTCTTCGGTCCCGCCGTCAGGGGTTTCCTTTATGCCCGAACTGATGGTGTAGACTTCTTCCACCGGGCTGACAAAGATCTTGCCGTCGCCGTAGGCGCCTTTGGCTCCGGTGCGTGCCGCCTTGATGACCGTCTTGATGACAAAATCCTTGTCCTCGTTCGGCACCACGGTAATGAGCAGTTCCTTCGGGATTTCGTCATAGGTTATTTCGCCGATCTTTATGCCTCGCTGCTTGCCTCGGCCGACCACCGACACCTTGGTCACCGCGGGAAAGCCGGCTTCCATCAACGCTGCCATCACCTCATCCACCTTGGTGGGCCTGACTATGGATCTGATCATGAACATTTCCGTCACCTCGTTTTGTTATGAGAAATCCTTCACCGCGGAGGTCGCGGAGAGCGCAGAGAGGAGATAGGGGCGCACGGCCGTGCGCCGCTACACTCGGCGTTCTCAGCGCACTCTGCGGTGAATCTTCCCTGGGCCTCGAACGCTCACCCTGCCAAGCCATGCTTGATTAACAGCTTTTCCAGATCGTCGGTGCTCATGGGTTTGGGCACGACGTGCATCGGGTTTTCTTCGATCTTCTTGGCCAAAGTCCGGTATTCTCCTGCCTGCGAGTGCTCGGGATCGAACTCGATGACCGTTTTGCGGTTGATTTCCGCTTTTTGCACCATGTTGTCACGAGGCACGAAGTGGATCATTTGAGTGCCCAGCATTTCGGCAAAGGCTTCGATCATCTCTTGTTCGTTATCCACCTGGCGGCTGTTGCAGATAAGCCCGCCCAGCCGCACGCCGCCCGCTTCAGCGAACTTGACGATACCTTTGCAGATGTTGTTGGCTGCGTACATGGCCATCATTTCGCCGGAGACCACGATATAGATTTCCTTAGCCTTGCCTTCACGGATGGGCATTGCGAACCCGCCGCAGACAACGTCGCCCAAAACGTCGTAGAAGGCGTAATCGAGCTTCTCGCTTTCAGCGTAGGCGCCCAGTTGTTCCAACAGGTTGATGGAAGTTATGATGCCGCGGCCTGCGCAGCCCACTCCCGGTTCCGGCCCGCCCGATTCGACGCAGACGACGCCATGGAAACCGGTTTTGCGAATATCCTCCAGTTCCACGTCTTCACCTTCAGCTCGCAGGGTGTCGAGCACGGTGTTCTGGGAGAGGCCGCCTAAGAGGAGCCGAGTAGAGTCTGCTTTGGGGTCGCAGCCGACCACCATGACTTTGCGTCCCATTTCAGCCAGGCCTGCAACCGTATTCTGCGTGGTGGTAGATTTCCCGATGCCGCCCTTGCCGTAAATTGCTATCTTTCTCATTGTCCTTTCCTCGAACCTTTTGCTGGACTTTCCGGGGGGCCATGCACGGGGCGTGCCAAAGACGGAGGTTGGGAGAAAGGAAGAGGGTAATGGGTTGGTTTTATGTGGTTAATTGGGAATGGCGAGGATAACGGACGAGAAGGAGTTATGGCGAAGAAGCGACAATATTTACAAAAATGTACATGAGGAATGTTACGTTTTTGTAAATGGGACAAGCGAGTTAAGACATGAAGCCCGTGAAACGGGGGGATGAAAGTGGTATTCCGTTGACTAAGCGGCTGACCCGCAGCATATTCGAGACGGCATATCAGGCATAAGCAACCGAAGAAACTGAGATATTGTCCCGATCATGCACTCGGCTCGGCAGTGTGCATTTGCCAAATTGGCAGGAATAACAATGGATGATTGGCTCAGCACCGATGAACATTTGGAAGCCGTTCTCTCATTGGAAATGGTGTCAGATAGCCTCCCCAAGGTCTTAGATAATGTTTACCATTGGAAATGGGTGATAATAGCACTTCATATGGCTCTTCAGGGTTACATGGTTTTAGCATTGAAAGGAACCAACAGCTTTAACGTCCTTGAAAAGAAATGTCGGGATGAATGGGAGGCCGCATGGAAACGAAACGATGGTTCTTTTCCTGTGGATAGGTTGGACAACTTCTTGAGCCTTTACAAGAAAATCAAGGCTGGCCGGAAGACTTACGAGGAAGAAGCCAAGACCGGTATCCGGACTTACAGAAAACCGGAAGATCTGATGCTGATGGGCATGCACAGCCAACCCTTCAAACCACGCGGCACGCAGAACAAGAGCGTAGAAATGCTACACCATTTGCGCAATGACTACATCCACTTCCCACCCAAGGGGTGGCTATTGGGAGTTCACGGCCTTCCGCGGATGGTGGATGACTGCGTTGGTATTATCGACTTTTTGGCGTTCGAATGCGGAAACGTACTGTGGCACGACAAGAGCCTTGAGGCAAAGACCAGGGATTTGGTCAGGCAGATTAGGTCTGATGTCGCCGTGTTGAAAGAAGCGTACGCCGAATGATGCTATTTGTGGGTGGCCCGGAGGCCACTGCCTCCGGGTTCCGCAGGAACAAGAGGGGCCGTTTTGTAGACACTCACGTCTCCAGCAACGACAAGCTAAAAATGTCAAAGGCGGGAAATCACCTCTTGTCGCTTCGCGACCCGGACGCGATGGCGTCCGGGCCACCCGCGGACTGCTCTAAGAACGAAGAGGCTCGATGATGGCGGCTTGGACGAAAGAAAAGGCTCTCGAAGAGATCAGTGCCCTTGTTAGTGCGATCGCTAACTTGAAACACCAGAAGAGAGGCTCTGTGGACCATGTTCGATGGAATGCCAATGCCCTCGCATTCCTCGAAGAAGTGTTCGGTCAAGAGTCGAGGTACTATCTGTCATTAGCGCACCTTCCTTGGGGGCGACGAGGGAACATCATCGTTGGCGGTCCTGGCGACCTTTTTGGGTCTAACCACCCTGCGGCTGCCGTGGAAAGAGAGCACCAAAAAGCCTACATGGAACAACTCGATGTTGCGGAGGGCATCTTACTTGCCGCCTCAGATCACCTTAAGCGAGTGGATGATCTGACGAAGGTCTACGAAGGGAAGGACACGGCTCCAGAGTCAAGCCTGATTCTAAAGGTGATCAATCTGGCCGACCACAAACTGCGGAAGACAGTCAGAAGCCAGCCTTCGCAGGAGAAGGAGGTACAGGAATCGTTCGAGAATCTCCTCATCGGAGCCGACATTGATTACACACGAGACAAGGAGACCGTTGTGTACTCATCCAAGACCTACCGTCCGGACTTTGTCATCGGCAAGATCGACTTGGCAGTGGAAGTTAAACTTTGCCATCATGATCGGCGCGAAAAAGAAATCATCGCAGAAATAAACGACGATATTTTGGCTTACCAGACTAGATGGAGCAATCTGCTCTTCATCGTGTACGACGTGGCGCTCATTCGTGACATCGATGTGTTTACGACTTCCTTCGAGAAGAACGAGAACGTTATCGTGCGCGTGGTTAAGCACTAGCCGCCGAGTGTCCCGGAGTCCGGCGAGGAGCGGAATTCCTAGTT
Encoded here:
- a CDS encoding P-II family nitrogen regulator, which gives rise to MKEVMAIIRMNMMNKTRQALSDVGISSMTAKDVLGRGKGLVDYSLLEGAEKGYEEAIAQLGQSQRLIPKRLLVIVVRDKLVPKTVQTIIEINQTGKSGDGKIFVMPVMDSFSVRTSEGGDTVLDDA
- a CDS encoding P-II family nitrogen regulator translates to MFMIRSIVRPTKVDEVMAALMEAGFPAVTKVSVVGRGKQRGIKIGEITYDEIPKELLITVVPNEDKDFVIKTVIKAARTGAKGAYGDGKIFVSPVEEVYTISSGIKETPDGGTEEVKI
- the nifH gene encoding nitrogenase iron protein, producing MRKIAIYGKGGIGKSTTTQNTVAGLAEMGRKVMVVGCDPKADSTRLLLGGLSQNTVLDTLRAEGEDVELEDIRKTGFHGVVCVESGGPEPGVGCAGRGIITSINLLEQLGAYAESEKLDYAFYDVLGDVVCGGFAMPIREGKAKEIYIVVSGEMMAMYAANNICKGIVKFAEAGGVRLGGLICNSRQVDNEQEMIEAFAEMLGTQMIHFVPRDNMVQKAEINRKTVIEFDPEHSQAGEYRTLAKKIEENPMHVVPKPMSTDDLEKLLIKHGLAG